The genome window ATATTTGGGAATTTCAGCTTCTGACTCAAGATAGGGACTAATAACTGATAGAAATAGTCCTTAAATCTTCCTTTCTTCACTGGAAAAATGGAATTATTCCAATAGGTggtgaggtttaaatgagattgtacacattatatatgaatatataacatgcaatatgttttatatgtaagatatataacatgttttatatgtaagatacatatataaataaaatggtactCTGTGAGAGGTATTACACAATTTATTTCAATGTTCATGCAATACAAAACTACCTACAGAATAGCTAAATAAAGCAGGGACCGAAATGAAATAGGACTCTGCCCGGGCTATGAAGATCTCCAACACGGAAGCCCTGAGAgcgttttttattttattttgttttgtcttcttttttaatggcatATGTACTATATATTCAGTGATTAAcctgttttctttgcatttaaattATGCACTCTCCTTTTCTTGAATGTATGAAGATGGATATTTGTAAATAAGTATAAACTGTAGTAAAGCCCACAGGTAACTGtaaattctactttttaataCAAAGACCTGGTAAGCCTTTCCCTTTACTTAGGGAGAAACTTTCACATAGAAGATAGAGCAGCTTATATTTTGCAGATTAgctagttgttatttttttttaagtacgtTCGTacttcttgaatttatttctaaaaacaatgGGGCTGTATAACTTTATAATCCGAAAAAAGGTGTATTTTCATCTGGGGTAGGACTATAGGGTTCTTCGATTCTCCACACTATCCTAACTCATTAGGGAGAGAGGTGCACGCACCGTGACACCCAGAAGTTCACAAAGGACGTAACCAGGGGTTGGAAAGACTCTGGTTCCCGCAAGACAACAAAGACGATCGTGTACCCACCTGGCCCCGGGCGTGGTTGTCGCCTCGGATGCTCGCGGCCTCCGGGGAACCTGGCTCCCTCGGCGGCACCGCCCCCCGCCGCCCTCTGGGCCACCGACATGCAACCGCTGCAGCCACCAGGCAGGCAGTGGGCGCCCACGGTGACCTCGAGGGGCTCAGACGTGCCAAGGGCACGACAGAGCTTACACCTGCCTTGGGGAGCAGTAAACCTGGGTTCAGCAGGAATCTCAGGCGTTTCCCAGCCCCGCCGGGGGTAAACTGAATGGTCAGCGCTTTTCAAAACCCGACCTCTCCACAGCAGCGGGCAACCAGCCCTCCCGGGCCCGTGCGCCCCCTATTCCAGCGCCTGTCGGCTTACCTGCTCCGTCAAGGTCCGTTCGCCGCACCGAGTCCGGGCTAGCCAAGCTCCGCAGGCTTCCGTTAGTGTCCCGTAGCTCGCGCAGGCGCACAGCCTGCTCACGCGCCGAGACCTCAGTTAACCGCCCCGCAGCCGCGGTTTAAATCAGAAGAGCGAACCCGAGGACTCGGCACCGCCCTCTAGCCTTCGTATTGGCTGTGAGGGTTGTCGTCTTCCATGTGTACATTCTGATTGGTGCTCATTTTCTCTTGCCCTTCCCCGACTGGCGGGAGGAAGCCCGGGATCTGAGGCGTAGATTCGGGAATGCTCCTTTTTCGTTGTACCGGTGCGTTACCCGGAACCGTGGCTGCGTCGTCTTCAGGCGCacgggtggggaaggaggggactCTGTAACCTTCGTTAACGGCTAGTTAGCTGGGGTTTGGCAGGGGCGGCCTTAGCGTTCAATCCACCTGAGTGGACGGCGTCTCCATTCTTCTCAACTCCGGACGGCTGCCGCGGTGGGTGGCGTCAGCAGGGAAGGCTCTCGGAGCTCAGCTGGAGCCATCTCCAGCGATCCGCCTCTTCAGACGGCCCACCTGGGTTCTGACCCACGCAGGTTCTGTTTAAAAACAGACTGCACTGAGTGCTTTCCGAGACTCCCAAGGCTGGCGGACCCATTGTCGTGGGTCCTGTCCCTACCGACGTTCGTCTGCACCcgtgctccagccacactgacttCTTGCTAGAACAGCGCTCGCGGTTTCCCTCCCGAATGCCCCCGTCGACTCCCTTCCCAtatcttattctttaaaaacaaaaatgtttttggtcTATGTACCCGCTTTGGGAATCGCTGAGGATGAGATCTAGGAAAGAAAATCCCTAGATGTCCCTACGACTCGATGTTCTAGTCATTGCCCTGAAACGTAGCTGAACAGTTTGTCCTCCAAGGCTGAGCGTTCGGTATCCCACTTCACACAAGCAGGCAGGTGCCAGTTGacaaatttatattatttcttaaaccCAGGATTCAGTGAGAGGGAGCGGATaatatttcatcctttttctCCAATCACTTTCCCCCTTAGTCGGGGCCTTTGCATGACCTCTAAGTCACTTTGCATTTGTTGGGGggtaagaaaaaggaataagatgGCAGAAAGTGGGTTGTAAAGATTTGAATGACCCTACCCCCTAGATCTCCAATATCAACACTACTTTAGTACcacacattcttttctttcctcatgaGTAAATATCCCTTGTTCTAGTTTGGTCATCTTGTATGATTTTTCTTTGACATCAAATCTTCCTAATCTGTCTTGAAGACAAGAGCACAGTCATTTTTCTTACCTGCTGCTTTGATCATTCAACATGCTCCTTACCTCCACCATCAGTTATCTTCTTGTCATCCTTTATGATAAAGTTCGATCTTTGAAAACCTTTAATTAATAACAACCCGAAGGATCTATTTCCTGTCATATTTTAAGTGGTTTCTTTTGTTCAACTCAACCCTTGTGTTTTGGTGGACCACTTCATGCTCCAATTTTGCCTAGATCTGATTTCATAATCTTCATGATTCTAAGAAATCCACTGAACCCAGGTCAAGAAACCTTAACCAAAGCCATCTCAAATTGAGTATATGGAAGAAGATCCTATTCTTAAAAACCATATTGTGTccttaaaaacataaaggaagcttccaaacacattaaaaaaaaaaaaaaaccaaaaaactcgtATATAAGGAAGCCCCATGAACTTAGTGCCTAGTTCCAATAATTATTAACTCATGATCAGTCTTGTTGGTTCTATATCACTATCCATGTACCTCCTCTTGTATCATTTTGAAGCAAGTGTCAGGcatctaaaatctataaatattacaatatgattactttaaaaaaggactttttaaaagcataaccACAGTACTAGTATCACACCTAAAATAGCTAAGGTatttccttaatatcatcaaatagcCAGTGTTCAATTTTCTACTtgtctcatttatctttttctttaatttgcttGTTTGAACCAGGATCCAACCAAGTATATACATTGTGATTGGCTGATCTTTTAAGTTTCCGTTATAAGTTCCTCCTCCCTTCTTGTGCAGTTTGTTGAGAGAACCTTGTTGTTGGTCCTGTGGAGTTTCCCATAATCTGGATTTTGCTGATGAACACAGTTTAATATGGTTTCCTTACCTTTTGGTTATAACAGCTCTCGTTCAGATGCTTTTCTTGCTTAGGATTAGCTGTTTATTAACCCAGCAGCAGTTTTATCTTTGCCTTGAAATAATACTTTTAGCTGGTTATATTGTCATGCTTAAGTTAATCCCTCCTTTGTGATATGTTTGCTTACCTCACCTGTTTGTTGACATTTTCAAACTCCGTCAACTGTAGCTGGTCTCTGTAGACTCATTATCTCTTGTATCTGACGTCTGCAATTGGTCCTTCTTTCAGTCTTGGAAATAGAACACTGgcctaaagaaaagcaaaatgaaaacagctcTTTGGATGCTGCTCCCCCACTGCCTTCTGCCAGCCTCTTTGTCCACCTTGTCCCTATTCTCATTGCTGACATTCCACCCGCATCACGATATTCAAACTGTGCTCTCAGATATTGCTAATGTACTTCTTAATGGTCATCCCCAGGTATTTTGCTCATTTcccattctcttatttttttgagagtgtTTGATAATTTATTCAGTAAGTATTGAACACTGTTAACCTTAGAAGTAAAACTGTCAGGTTTTTTTGCcaccaaaaatgtttatttaggaaTAGCAGGGGATTGCAACTCAGGACATGCAAGATATAGCAAAATGATGGGCAAGTACACAGAACAAAGGAGAAGAATgttcttttataaagaaaaggaagaagttgggaagggcggctgtttttatttttttcttttaaagatttttatttatttatttgacagagagcgatcacaagtagacagagaggcaggcagagagagagagaggaagggaagcaggctccccgccaagcagagagcccgatgtgggactccatcccaggaccctgagatcatgacctgagccgaaggcagcggcttaacctgctgagccacccaggcaccccagggcggCTGTTTTAAGCAAAAAGTTTATTGGAGTAAACTGGAAATTTGAAGCATTGTGGATTTTCATTCGCTGAGTGGTGACAGTCTCTCATTGGCTAGGCTGTTGCCAGCCATGTAGGAAAagcctccttcctttttctgggGTAGTCAAGTATAGGCTGCTGCTTTTGGGAATGCAAGACACATCTCTTCTTATTGGGGATCTACAATTGACAGTGAGTAGTGGTAGGACATGAGACCATCCCTTTTTGGCCTCTTAGCTCCATCTTAAATGACATATCCTTTATTTGATTTCATGATACCTATGATAGGTACTGTACTATATGTCTTAGTGATTTGATGATGAATAAAAAAGACATCTGCCTCCCTTATGAAGCTTCCAGTTAGActgaagaaaattacatttatcaAACAATCACAGGTTATTATAAAATTACAGCTGTGTTCAGTGCTAAGGAGAGGCAAATGGTCTAACAAAAACATCTAATAAAGGGGAGATTTAACATAGTGCCACTGAACAAAGAGCTAAAGGGTGAGTAGGGGAGATGTTGTGGAGGGGACAGATGGGGGTGAAAGAAGATTTCTAAGGAGAGGGAAAGCATTTGCAAAGGCCTGTTGGGGGTAGAAGCTTGGaagatcaaagaaattgaaaaaaagaccAGGAAAGAGACAGGGTAGAGATAAGACTGGAGAGGTAGGCAAGGGCGAGATTATGTAGATCATGTAGGCCAAGACAAAGAATTCAATCTTTATTGTAAGAACTATGGAAACTCTCTAAAGTGCAGATTGGGATGGGTTATATGACATACTCAGGTGTGGATTTGAAATTTCATCTTCGGTGCATTGAAAATGTGTTTGAGGAGGGCAAGATTATATGAAGTCCAAATTGGAGGCAGTTGCAGTATTCTAGGCAGTAGATGGCTGTGGCTTAGGTTAGGATGTTAATAGCCAAAGATAGCAAGAAGAGGACAGATAAGAGAGATTTACTGGATAAAACCCTAAATGATGTGACCATGAATTGGCTGGGGTTGATGTATGAAAGAGGTCATCGATTATTTGTAGGTTTCTAGGTTTTGCAACTGGATGCCACTTTCTGAGATAGGGAATATTGGAAGAAGACCATATTTTAAGAGACAGTTAGGTTTTGGGCATGGTGAATTTGAGATGCCCTTGAGACATCCAGGTGAAGGTAAAATTAGGCAGTTAGAAATCTGATGTAGAGGTTAGATGCAAGGTATGGCCTTGTAATATTTACGTGTGGCTGGATAGCTATTAAAGTAATGAGTGAGAATGAGATCTTCCAGGACAGAATATAgagtgaaaagagaagaaagactaCTCTCTTCTTGAAACTCATCTGGTGAACTCTTTGAGACTTCCCTGTCCTGGTTCTCCTCTCATCTCCCTTCTGCCTCTTAATTTTTGCAGGTTTCCAAAGAGTGGTCCTTTGTCTCCCCCTTGGAGAGttaatagttgttttgtttttaagattttatttatttgagtccctTTCTCTTCCAGCCCAAGGCACTTCAGCAGCCGGTGCAGACATGGCCAAGTCCAAGAACCACACCACGCACAACCAGTCACGAAAATGGCACAGAAATGGCATCAAGAAACCCCGGTCCCAAAGATATGAATCTCTTAAGGGGGTAGACCCCAGGTTCCTGAGGAACATGCGCTTTGCCAAGAAGCACAACAAGAAGGGTCTGAAGAAGATGCAGGCCAACAACGCCAAGGCCATGAGTGCACGTGCCGAGGCTATCAAGGCTCTCGTCAAGCCCAAGAACCCAAAGGGCAGCAGCTGCAAGCTCAATCGACTTGCCTACATCGCTCACCCCAAGCTCGGGAAACGTGCTCGTGCCCGCATTGCCAAGGGTCTCAGGCTCTGCCGGCCAAAGTCCAAGGCCAAGGCCCAAACCAAGTCCCAGTCTTCTGCTGCGACTCcggctccagctccagctcctgctcctgctgcagCTCAGCCTCCCAAAGGTGCCCAAGCCCCCACAAAGGCTCCAGTGTAGAGGCTTCTGTCTGCCAGTGTGAGGACAGAAGGACTGGTATGACCCCTGGGCTTCTATCCACATGGGGCTGGTGTCCTCCTATGCTATTTGTACAAATAAACCGGCaggatctgtcaaaaaaaaaaaaaaaaaaagattttatttattagagagagagagagtgggggaggggcagaggagaaggaatctcaacagactccctgttgagtgcagagcccattaTGAGGCTCAGTCTctcacccatgagatcataacctaagctgaaatcaagagtcggatgcttaactgactgagccacccaggtgccccgagagctTAATAGTTTTATTGCTTCCACTAATTTTATATGAGATAGTTTCAAAATCTTAATTTCCAACTCTTACCTCTTTACTGGTTTCTACAATTGATCTTAGCTGTGTACTAAGATTTCTAGTTGAGTATCTTCGTCTTCCCAAATACAACATATCTAAAATACTATTCTTTGTTTCCCTCTGGATTCACCCTTACGATACCATATTCCTTTCAGTGGTATCATCATTTCCCCAGGCTTCCAACATTTAAGTAGTGAtcattttttactctttctcATCCTCATATATCTTACAGTTACCAAGTTCtgccatttatttccttttaaaccCTCATCTCTCTCACTTCCATTTCCTTTATACTACTCATCACTAGTTCAGccctaattatttcattttcagattccTTCTGTAATACATTTAATGATATGGAAGGGTATAGCACAGTAGTAGTATAGGCTCTGAAGTCATATTTCTGGGCTCAAATTCTGACTCTTCCACTCCCTAGTTCTGTGACTTGGGCAAGTTATATAGTCTCTCTTTGATTcgattttctcacttttaaaatggagatgataatctGATTTCCTTCATAAGgttgttatgaaaattaaatgggaaaatgCATGTTGGCACAGTGTCTACCAAATAAAAACTGACTGTATTATTAGATAGTATGTAGTACAATTCACCCTTCAACAACACAGATTTAGACCATTCAGGTAAACTGATGATGTAgggttgttttatatatatataaatataaatgtaatactGTAGGTATATTTTCCTTacgattttcttttctctagcttactttatatataatgttctacagtatataatgcatataatgttcaaaatatgtgttaatcagtGGTTTATGTTATTAGTAAGGCTTCTGACCAACAGTAGGCTATTACTAGTTAAGGTTTTGGGGAATCAGAGGCTATAAGTTGATGTCCCTAAACACTGTGTTGTTGAAGAGTCAGTTGTTTGTGGTTTGCAGATAAGTTCTTCTGCTCTGTAGCTTATCCTACACCCTCTTAATAGGGTCTTTCACCGAGCAAAAATTTTACCTTTTGATTAAGTCCATTCTATCAACTTTCCCTTTTATGGATCATTCATTTAGTGTACagtctttaacatttcttgcaaggctggtCTAGTGGGGATAAACTCCTCAGCATTTGCTTGTCTGGAagattttatctctccttcaatatTAAAGGATAATTTTGCTGAGTAAAGTGTTCTTGGTTGACGGGTTTTTTCCTCTCAGCATTTTAAATAGATTGTGCCACTTTCTTTTGGTCTGTAAAGTTTGTGTTAAGAAATCTGCTGATAGTCTTCTCTTTTACACAACAAGTTGTTTTTTCTCACTGCTTTTAacattctctctttgtctttaattCTTACACTTTGGTTACGTGTCTTGGTGGGGTCTCTTGGTTCACTATTTGGAACACTCTGGCTTCCTGGAtatggatgtctgtttccttcctgaggttaggaaagttttcagccattatttctttaaatgagttttctgcccctttctcactctcttcttTGGGGAATCTTGTGATATGAATGTTGGCCTGCTTAGTGTTTTCCCATAAGTGTCTTAAGCTATCTTCacttgctttaatttcttttgtttgttttgctgctCTCATTGAGTGTGTTCCACTGATACTTTCTAATGCTTTATCTAATGTGCTCTTGGACCCCCTGATGTATTTTTCAGTGCATTATTGTATTCTCCAGCTCTGTGACTTAATGTTTATATCTCTTTGTAAAAattctcactttgttcatttattcttctgtcaAACCTAGTGAGgatctttatgatcattattttgaactctttatcaggttaATCACTTATCTCTGtttccttaaaatctttttctgatgtttttatcTTTGGTCACTGTCTCTGTGCTGTGCCCTGAGATTGGTAGCTCCCAAGAATTATCTCTCCATTTGTTACAGTCTCATGGGACCATGAACACAAATTCCACTGGCCACCAGGGCCAGGCAACCAGCTGTAATCCCAGAATGGGGATAGTAGACTAACTCCCCTCCAGGAGATACCGGAGATCTGGAATAGTACAGCAGAGGGAGAATAGGAAAAAAGTGCCTTCCCTCTAAGGTCTCTGGAAAGGTTTAGAGTAAGCCCTTAGATGTGTGTTTAATTAGAAGCCTGATCCTTAGGCCACAGCTATGAACATAAGCTAATAGGTCTCTTTCACAGGAAGACTGAGCACCTCACTCTATTGCCTCTTTGCTGTGCCCTGGGAAGGTAGTAGCCAGTTAAGAAATCTTTCTACAATCCTGTGGAACCCACAAGTGTAAGTCACTGGCTACCAGGCAATCTAGAAATGTCTCCTTGGCAGCAGGTACAAATATCAGGGCACCAGAAGACAGTACAAGTTCCTATCCAGGAGATACCAGTGTCCTGGAGCAAGACAGAGGATTGGCACAAAGAGAGTATCTATAGGCGTCTGTGTTGGTATATGTTTCAGTAGGTCCATAGCTGAATGCTAAATCAGAAGCTTTCCCATCAGGCAGATGCTTTAAGATAAGCAAGTAAGTCTCTTTCTCCAGATGTCTTGATACTTTGCCATTGGCTGCCTTCGTACTGGGCTCTAGAGTGGGTGATTCTGCACAAGCTCTTTAAGAAGTGTTTCTCAGTTTCAAATAGCCTTGTGGGTCTCGTGGACGCCAGTCTCACTGGCTTTCCAAATCAGATATTTTGGGGACTGTCTTTCAACACAGGGCTTTAAAGTCAGGGTATCAGGTGTATGGTTCAAACCCTTCATTCCTCAAGGAGAGACTTGGGTTTGTGAGTGCCCTCTTGAATATAGGTCACTTGtggggggggtgtggaggggaacATTTGTGACATGTCTCAGCTTCTACCacttcatgtttgtttgtttgtttgtttttctcattcatccAGTGTGTGGGAGCTGCTCAGCTAGTTTTGGGGGTTCTTTCAGAGGATCTTTTTCCATATGTAGTTATAGATTTGGTGTGTCTCTGGGAACAGGTCGAGTACACGATCCTACTACATCACCAGCTTGAACTGAAACCTCCATTTGGATTTATCTGTAATGTTTTTGAGTGACTCTCTGTAGCTCCTTTGGTGGTTGCTCTAGGTATTATATATGCATAACTAATCACTGTCTACAGGTGTTGTCATTTTATCAGTCAGAATGAAGTATAGAATACCTACCTCCTTTTATGCCCCTTCATAATGCAATCCATCATTCATAATgtaattgtc of Mustela nigripes isolate SB6536 chromosome 1, MUSNIG.SB6536, whole genome shotgun sequence contains these proteins:
- the LOC132012286 gene encoding large ribosomal subunit protein eL29-like; the protein is MLLFRCTAQGTSAAGADMAKSKNHTTHNQSRKWHRNGIKKPRSQRYESLKGVDPRFLRNMRFAKKHNKKGLKKMQANNAKAMSARAEAIKALVKPKNPKGSSCKLNRLAYIAHPKLGKRARARIAKGLRLCRPKSKAKAQTKSQSSAATPAPAPAPAPAAAQPPKGAQAPTKAPV